A region of the Brassica oleracea var. oleracea cultivar TO1000 unplaced genomic scaffold, BOL UnpScaffold02283, whole genome shotgun sequence genome:
ATCTTAGGATAATGATGTAACTAGTCCTAGTCCTTATCATCTTAGGATATTCTATTTGTATAAATAGGGAGCTTATGCTATTCTAATGAGACAACACAAATTACTTCTTTATACGATTTcacatatttatattgtatactTGTTCATACGATAAAAATCCATAAATTATCAAAGTAATCCAcgttttttcatttcttctttcttcttcttcttgttcttgacACTTCTCCAATGGATCCAAGATTGATAGTAACTCAAATCGGAAACATCGATGAATTGTATGAGGTTATCCATGAGAATCCATACATTCTTGAAAGCATTGATGCAGTACCGTTCATCAACACTCCTCTTCATGTAGCTTCTGCTTCTGGGAACCTTCCTTTAGCCATGGAGATTATGAATCTAAAGCCATCATTTGCTAGAAAACTTAACACGTATGGTTTAAGTCCATTGCATCTTGCAATAGAAGAAGGTCAAACACGGTTGGTTCTAAGTTTACTCAAGGTTGATCCTAACCTTGTTCGCCTTCCAGGAAGAGAAGGTGCGTATAACTCTATTCTGTATTTATTACTAACCAAATATCTGACTCATAATACTCTTTCCCAACCATTTTACttgatttcatttttattttccttctttTGGCATCACTATGAATGATGAAATAGTTTGTTTTTTGGATAAAGGCACGACGCCGTTTCATCAAGTAGTGGGAAGAGGAGAGACTGATCTCATGACAGAGTTTCTCTTAGCTTGTCCTGGTTGCATTAGAGATGCTAACGTCAATGGTGAAACCGCTCTACACATCGCGGTTTTAAACGACAGGTACGAAGAGCTTGAACTGCTCTTGGGATGGGTTCAGAGACTGCGTCAAGCAGACGCTGAATCGCTAGAGATGCAATTTTTAAACAAACGTGACCAAGACGGTAACACAGCCTTGCACCTAGCAGCATATCACAACAGATTCAAAGAAGTGAAGCTGTTGGTAAAATGTCATGCGGTTAACCTAAACGTTCGTAACCGGATCGGTTTAACAGCTCTAGATATCTTACAGAACCAGGGGGAACATCAAACGAACAGAAACATCGAAAACATTGTTAGAAAATCGGGAGGTAAGACCGGAAACTCTCTGCCAAAACCCAAGAAAGTGTCGGAAATCTTGAGAACTCCGATTGGTTTCACAGAGCATTTGTTCACACTGACAGCACGGTACAGGAACCAGACATCAGAAGGAACACGAGCTGCGCTTCTAGTGATAGCCGCACTAATAATCACAACTACTTATCAAACAGCTTTGCAGCCACCAGGCGGTGTATACCAAGAAAATGCAGCTGAGGAAAGCAAGAAGAGTGTTGGTACTATAGTGATGAATCATAAATATTTCTATGTTCTCCGGAATGTGAATAGTATGGCTTTCGTTGGAGCAGTTTTCATGGCGTTCTGTTTGTTACCAGCTGGTGAAGGATATGTATGGTGGTTCATGTGGATTGCAGTGCCCTTATATGTTTC
Encoded here:
- the LOC106321649 gene encoding uncharacterized protein LOC106321649, with translation MDPRLIVTQIGNIDELYEVIHENPYILESIDAVPFINTPLHVASASGNLPLAMEIMNLKPSFARKLNTYGLSPLHLAIEEGQTRLVLSLLKVDPNLVRLPGREGTTPFHQVVGRGETDLMTEFLLACPGCIRDANVNGETALHIAVLNDRYEELELLLGWVQRLRQADAESLEMQFLNKRDQDGNTALHLAAYHNRFKEVKLLVKCHAVNLNVRNRIGLTALDILQNQGEHQTNRNIENIVRKSGGKTGNSLPKPKKVSEILRTPIGFTEHLFTLTARYRNQTSEGTRAALLVIAALIITTTYQTALQPPGGVYQENAAEESKKSVGTIVMNHKYFYVLRNVNSMAFVGAVFMAFCLLPAGEGYVWWFMWIAVPLYVSYLVSMSVISPDTVWYFSTSAVSVLIIIAVYMVVYLVRWRRSKKNIPGTTSELILEGLTTFDLAKGVE